The Arachis hypogaea cultivar Tifrunner chromosome 16, arahy.Tifrunner.gnm2.J5K5, whole genome shotgun sequence genome contains a region encoding:
- the LOC112758809 gene encoding pectinesterase inhibitor 6 — MVIISRLMLPHALLLLFLSSFLASSGQMVVAKGNKNGYVREACSVTRYQDLCVHSLAQFSNTAGTSPSKWARAGVSVTIGEVKKVRAYLAQLKRNGGFIGRNRAALSDCAEVFDDALDELHRSLDVLRKLSKTTFSTQMGDLNTWISAALTDEDTCLDGFSFQVQDDNNNNNHNNNKKKQIKLLQRRVQNVSYITSNALALVNKLATTGIGSFEQDKS; from the coding sequence atggtcaTAATATCACGCCTTATGTTACcccatgcattattattattgttccttTCATCATTCCTAGCAAGCAGTGGCCAAATGGTGGTTGCAAAAGGGAACAAAAATGGTTATGTTAGAGAAGCTTGCAGTGTAACAAGGTACCAAGACTTGTGTGTTCATTCACTAGCACAATTCTCCAACACTGCGGGAACAAGTCCTAGCAAATGGGCACGTGCTGGGGTATCAGTGACAATAGGCGAGGTAAAGAAAGTTCGAGCATACTTGGCACAGTTGAAAAGAAACGGAGGATTCATAGGAAGAAACAGAGCTGCACTTTCAGATTGTGCTGAGGTTTTTGATGATGCACTTGATGAGCTTCATAGATCACTTGATGTGCTAAGAAAGCTTAGCAAAACCACGTTTAGCACACAAATGGGGGATCTTAATACGTGGATTAGCGCCGCGCTAACCGATGAAGACACTTGCCTTGATGGATTTTCATTTCAAGTCcaagatgataataataataataatcataacaataataagAAGAAGCAGATCAAGTTGCTGCAGAGGAGGGTCCAGAATGTTTCTTACATAACCAGCAATGCTCTAGCTCTTGTTAACAAGCTTGCTACCACAGGTATTGGAAGCTTTGAACAAGACAAGTCCTGA